The Deinococcota bacterium genome window below encodes:
- a CDS encoding V-type ATPase subunit, translating to MVDDFGYINARVRGMKAKLLGPEFYSEALATSDFGAFASVLAQSPYARDVEEAQARHSGLRAVDEALGRNFHREARKIRGFADGDPGRLIRFLLMRYDLQNLKAIARARHAGRDAEDIRQALVPAGELRPGVLDNLAEQSELAGVAQALAITRHPLAPAFARAARAYQSEGDLYKLEIALDRAYFRVLFTELEETEHPEGLMQYLRLEIDATNLRTALKIRGADAGAATTGELFIPGGREISRQTFETLLSDDTPAAFQSLSGTSFAEIGEAGSLGDAERVIAALLARSARKLYLSDPLDIGVVLYYLNHKEAETARLRLLARGKFYGVPNDALERELGHA from the coding sequence ATGGTCGACGACTTCGGCTACATCAACGCCCGGGTGCGCGGCATGAAAGCCAAGCTGCTCGGGCCCGAGTTCTACAGCGAGGCGCTCGCCACCAGCGACTTTGGCGCCTTTGCCAGCGTCCTGGCGCAGTCGCCCTATGCCCGAGACGTCGAGGAGGCGCAGGCCAGGCACAGCGGCCTGCGCGCCGTGGACGAGGCCTTGGGGCGCAACTTCCACCGCGAGGCGAGAAAGATCCGCGGTTTCGCCGACGGCGACCCCGGCCGCCTCATCAGGTTCCTGCTCATGCGCTACGACCTGCAGAACTTAAAGGCCATCGCTCGCGCTCGTCACGCCGGCCGGGACGCCGAGGACATTCGCCAGGCGCTCGTGCCCGCGGGCGAACTGAGGCCCGGCGTGCTCGACAACTTAGCCGAGCAGAGCGAGCTCGCCGGGGTGGCGCAGGCCCTTGCCATCACCCGCCATCCCTTGGCGCCGGCCTTTGCCCGCGCGGCCCGCGCTTATCAGTCCGAGGGCGACCTCTACAAGCTCGAGATCGCGCTCGACCGCGCCTACTTCAGGGTGCTGTTTACGGAACTCGAGGAGACCGAGCACCCCGAGGGGCTGATGCAGTATTTGAGGCTCGAGATCGACGCCACCAATCTGCGCACCGCCCTGAAGATCCGCGGCGCCGACGCGGGCGCGGCGACTACAGGCGAACTCTTCATTCCCGGGGGCCGCGAGATCAGCCGTCAGACCTTTGAAACTCTGCTGAGCGACGACACGCCGGCGGCTTTTCAGTCGCTCTCCGGCACGAGCTTCGCCGAAATAGGCGAGGCGGGCAGTTTGGGCGACGCCGAGCGCGTCATCGCCGCGCTGTTGGCGCGGAGCGCGCGCAAGCTCTACCTCTCGGACCCTTTGGATATCGGCGTGGTGCTCTACTATTTGAACCACAAGGAGGCCGAGACCGCGCGGCTGCGCCTCCTGGCGCGGGGCAAGTTCTACGGCGTGCCGAACGATGCCTTGGAGAGGGAGTTGGGCCATGCCTAA
- a CDS encoding V-type ATP synthase subunit F codes for MLVLTDQETATGFRLAGVDVHEADQDSAQAALEEIIESGVYNLVAVDESLIADPNRAAERAMRGRDLPVILSMPSLSAAFGDEGDATAYMKELVRSAIGFDIKLE; via the coding sequence ATGCTGGTCTTGACCGATCAGGAGACGGCCACAGGCTTTCGCCTGGCCGGGGTAGACGTGCACGAGGCCGACCAGGACAGCGCGCAGGCAGCGCTCGAGGAGATCATCGAGTCGGGTGTCTACAACCTGGTCGCCGTTGACGAGAGCCTCATCGCCGACCCCAACCGTGCCGCCGAGCGCGCTATGCGCGGCCGCGACCTGCCGGTCATCTTGAGCATGCCGAGCCTGTCGGCGGCCTTTGGCGACGAGGGCGACGCCACGGCCTACATGAAGGAGCTGGTGCGTAGCGCCATCGGCTTCGATATCAAGCTCGAGTAG
- a CDS encoding V-type ATP synthase subunit B, translating to MASNLLKKEYSEVSYVSGPLMFLENAPDLAYGAIVTIKSGTGRERGGQVIEVTDKYTVLQVFEETSGIDLSSTTVSLVEDVARLGVSREMIGRRFSGIGAPIDGLPPVVADKRLPIGGAPINPVARQKPEEFIQTGISTIDTLITLVRGQKLPIFSGSGLPANELAAQIARQAKVLGEGSEFAVVFGAMGVTQREVTFFTREFERTGALARSVLFLNKADDPAVERLLTPRMALTAAEYLAFEHDYHVLVILTDMTNYCEALREIGGAREEIPGRRGYPGYMYTDLASLYERAGVVEGRKGSITQLPILSMPDDDVTHPIPDLTGYITEGQIYLTRALHTQGYYPPINPGPSLSRLMNNGIGKGKTRPDHKNVADQLQAGYANGLDLRRLVAITGEDALSENDKLYLRFADDFEKRFINQGAEDRSIDDSLDIAWSILSKLPQSELTRLSRDQIDKHYGAKMDEMWGAGKGM from the coding sequence ATGGCTAGCAATCTGCTCAAGAAAGAATACAGCGAGGTCTCCTATGTCTCGGGGCCGCTGATGTTCCTGGAGAACGCCCCCGACCTGGCCTACGGCGCCATCGTCACCATCAAGTCGGGGACGGGCCGCGAGCGCGGCGGTCAGGTCATCGAGGTGACCGACAAGTACACCGTCTTGCAGGTCTTCGAGGAGACGTCGGGCATCGATTTATCCTCCACCACCGTCTCGCTGGTCGAGGACGTGGCCCGCTTGGGCGTCAGTCGCGAGATGATCGGCCGGCGCTTCAGCGGCATCGGCGCGCCCATCGACGGCCTGCCCCCGGTGGTGGCCGACAAGCGCCTGCCGATCGGCGGCGCACCCATCAACCCGGTCGCCCGGCAAAAGCCCGAGGAGTTCATCCAGACGGGCATCTCGACCATCGACACCCTTATAACCCTGGTGCGCGGCCAGAAGCTGCCCATCTTCTCGGGCTCGGGCCTGCCCGCCAATGAGCTCGCCGCGCAGATCGCCCGCCAGGCCAAGGTCTTGGGCGAAGGCTCGGAGTTCGCGGTGGTCTTCGGCGCCATGGGCGTCACCCAGCGCGAGGTCACCTTCTTCACCCGGGAGTTCGAGCGCACCGGCGCCCTGGCTCGCTCGGTCTTGTTCCTGAACAAGGCCGACGACCCCGCCGTCGAGCGCCTCCTTACTCCCAGAATGGCCCTGACCGCCGCCGAGTACCTCGCCTTCGAGCACGACTACCACGTCCTGGTCATCCTCACCGACATGACCAACTACTGCGAGGCGCTGCGCGAAATAGGCGGTGCCCGCGAGGAGATCCCCGGCCGCCGCGGCTACCCCGGCTACATGTATACCGACCTCGCCTCGCTTTACGAACGCGCCGGTGTGGTGGAAGGCCGCAAGGGCTCTATAACCCAGCTGCCGATCCTGTCGATGCCCGACGACGACGTCACCCACCCCATCCCCGACCTCACGGGCTACATCACCGAGGGCCAGATCTACCTGACGCGCGCCCTGCACACTCAGGGCTACTACCCGCCCATCAACCCCGGTCCCAGCCTCTCGCGCCTGATGAACAACGGCATCGGCAAGGGCAAGACCCGTCCCGACCACAAGAACGTCGCCGATCAGCTGCAGGCGGGCTACGCCAACGGCCTCGACCTGCGCCGCCTCGTCGCCATCACCGGCGAGGACGCGCTCTCGGAAAACGACAAGCTCTACTTGCGCTTCGCCGACGACTTCGAGAAGCGCTTTATCAACCAGGGCGCCGAAGACCGCTCCATCGACGACTCCCTGGACATCGCCTGGAGCATTCTTTCCAAGCTGCCGCAGTCGGAACTGACCCGCCTGAGCCGCGACCAGATCGACAAGCACTACGGCGCCAAGATGGACGAGATGTGGGGCGCGGGCAAGGGAATGTAA
- a CDS encoding V-type ATP synthase subunit D — translation MAENVAPTRSNLLQRRDQLRLAGRGADLLKRKRDALIGEFFSLVKESLAARKALTETSREAYFSLFLAKAWDGPESVESLSLASKVGLELEVNVENVFGVKIPQVQTPEFDKELPFSPIGAGARTLEAAGRFRDLSEALIKVAATETRLRRIGEEIKKTSRRVNALEQLVIPGIARQIKDIRSVLDQRALEEITVLKRIKAKLEAREEAARDEAAEAAKSALSA, via the coding sequence ATGGCAGAAAATGTCGCTCCAACTCGCTCGAACCTGCTGCAGCGCCGCGACCAGTTGCGCCTCGCGGGCCGCGGCGCGGACCTCTTGAAACGCAAGCGCGACGCGCTCATCGGCGAGTTCTTCAGCCTCGTCAAGGAGTCCCTGGCGGCGCGCAAGGCGCTCACCGAGACGAGCAGAGAGGCCTACTTCAGCCTCTTCCTGGCCAAGGCCTGGGACGGCCCCGAGTCCGTCGAGAGCCTGAGCCTGGCCAGCAAGGTGGGCTTGGAGCTCGAGGTCAACGTCGAGAACGTCTTCGGCGTCAAGATCCCCCAGGTGCAGACGCCCGAGTTCGACAAGGAGCTGCCCTTTTCACCCATCGGCGCGGGCGCGCGCACCCTGGAGGCCGCCGGCCGCTTCCGCGACCTCTCCGAGGCGCTCATCAAGGTGGCCGCCACCGAGACGCGTCTGCGGCGCATCGGCGAGGAGATCAAGAAGACCAGCCGGCGCGTGAACGCGCTCGAGCAGCTCGTCATCCCCGGCATCGCGCGGCAGATCAAGGATATCCGCAGCGTCCTTGATCAGCGCGCGCTCGAGGAGATCACCGTCCTGAAACGCATCAAGGCCAAGCTCGAGGCGCGCGAAGAGGCCGCCAGGGACGAAGCGGCAGAGGCGGCCAAGTCGGCGCTGAGCGCCTAG
- a CDS encoding V-type ATP synthase subunit A, whose amino-acid sequence MMGARMFDIVRVGKEQLVGEIIRLDGTTAFVQVYEDTGGLLIGEPVVSTGLPLAVELGPGMLNGIFDGIQRPLDKIKEASGTYIERGINVNSLSRETRWAFTPVAQVGDEVSGGSVLGTVPEFSFTHKILVPPDVKGRVQSVKPEAEYGLEDVIATLEDGTELKMYHPWPVRQPRPVQKKLDPITPFLTGMRILDVLFPLTMGGTAAIPGPFGSGKTVTQQSVAKYGNADIVVYVGCGERGNEMTDVLVEFPELEDPKTGGPLMHRTVLIANTSNMPVAAREASIYTGITLAEYFRDQGYSVSIMADSTSRWAEALREIASRLEEMPAEEGYPPYLASRLAAFYERGGRVITQGGEEGAVSIIGAVSPAGGDFSEPVTQSTLRITGCFWALDAALARRRHFPAINWNRSYTLFADILEPWYRENVAQDFPETRNRASSLLQREAELQEVVQLVGPDALQDQERMVIEIGRILRQDFLQQNGFDPVDASCSMAKAYGMLQMILKLNDQANGALEAGATVDDIIQDPVIEKINRARYVPEDEFEAYKKDVMRQLDEAFKVAA is encoded by the coding sequence ATGATGGGCGCACGCATGTTCGACATCGTGCGGGTGGGCAAGGAACAGCTCGTCGGCGAGATCATCCGTCTCGACGGCACCACCGCCTTCGTGCAGGTCTACGAGGACACCGGCGGTCTGCTCATCGGCGAGCCCGTCGTCTCGACCGGCCTGCCCCTGGCCGTGGAACTCGGGCCGGGGATGCTGAACGGCATCTTCGACGGCATCCAGCGCCCGCTGGACAAGATCAAGGAGGCCTCGGGCACCTATATCGAGCGCGGCATCAACGTGAACTCGCTGTCGCGCGAGACGCGCTGGGCCTTTACGCCGGTCGCCCAGGTCGGCGACGAGGTCTCGGGCGGGTCGGTCCTGGGCACCGTGCCCGAGTTTTCCTTTACCCACAAGATCCTGGTGCCGCCGGACGTGAAGGGCCGCGTCCAGAGCGTCAAGCCAGAGGCCGAGTACGGCCTCGAGGACGTGATCGCCACCCTCGAGGACGGCACCGAACTCAAGATGTACCACCCCTGGCCGGTGCGCCAGCCCCGCCCGGTGCAGAAAAAGCTCGACCCCATCACGCCCTTCCTGACCGGTATGCGCATTTTGGATGTGCTCTTTCCGCTGACCATGGGCGGCACCGCCGCCATTCCCGGCCCCTTCGGAAGTGGCAAGACCGTCACCCAGCAGTCGGTCGCCAAGTACGGCAACGCCGACATCGTGGTCTACGTGGGCTGCGGTGAGCGCGGCAACGAGATGACCGACGTGCTCGTCGAATTCCCCGAGCTCGAGGACCCCAAGACCGGCGGCCCGCTGATGCACCGCACCGTCTTGATCGCCAACACCTCGAACATGCCGGTGGCCGCGCGCGAGGCTTCGATCTACACCGGCATCACCCTGGCCGAGTACTTCCGCGACCAGGGTTACAGCGTGTCGATCATGGCCGACTCGACCAGCCGCTGGGCCGAGGCGCTGCGCGAAATAGCCTCTCGGCTCGAGGAGATGCCCGCCGAAGAGGGTTATCCGCCCTATCTGGCCTCGCGTCTCGCCGCCTTTTACGAGCGCGGCGGCCGCGTCATCACCCAGGGCGGCGAGGAGGGCGCGGTGTCGATCATCGGCGCGGTCTCGCCCGCCGGCGGCGACTTTTCCGAGCCCGTCACCCAGTCGACGCTCCGCATCACCGGCTGCTTCTGGGCGCTCGACGCCGCCCTGGCGCGTCGCCGCCACTTCCCGGCCATCAACTGGAACCGCTCCTATACGCTCTTCGCGGACATCTTGGAGCCCTGGTACCGCGAGAACGTGGCCCAGGATTTTCCCGAAACCCGCAACCGCGCCTCGTCGCTGCTCCAGCGCGAGGCCGAGCTGCAAGAGGTCGTCCAGCTCGTCGGTCCCGACGCGCTCCAGGACCAGGAGCGCATGGTCATCGAGATCGGCCGCATCCTCCGTCAGGACTTTTTGCAGCAAAACGGCTTCGACCCCGTCGACGCAAGCTGCTCGATGGCCAAGGCCTACGGCATGCTGCAGATGATCCTCAAACTCAACGACCAGGCGAACGGCGCGCTCGAGGCCGGCGCCACCGTAGACGACATTATCCAGGACCCGGTCATCGAAAAGATCAACCGTGCCCGCTACGTCCCCGAAGACGAGTTCGAGGCCTACAAGAAGGACGTCATGCGCCAGCTAGACGAGGCCTTTAAGGTCGCCGCGTAG